One window of Jannaschia sp. CCS1 genomic DNA carries:
- a CDS encoding thermonuclease family protein: protein MASNTINMRLIAGTALFSAMSDSAFAERITGPAYVRDADTIVISRTEIRLYGVDAPELYTRFGRLAATFLHDLLQGETVRCDVENASMRQPLLGTCYIEVDGNNLDIAAILVSVGHALDCQAISGGRYRNLEQPDVRSRFTPAEYC, encoded by the coding sequence ATGGCAAGTAACACCATAAACATGCGGCTGATTGCAGGTACGGCCCTGTTTTCGGCAATGTCAGATAGCGCTTTTGCGGAGCGGATCACTGGTCCTGCATATGTGCGTGACGCCGACACGATTGTAATCTCAAGGACAGAAATTCGCCTGTACGGTGTCGATGCCCCAGAACTCTACACTCGTTTTGGCCGGCTAGCAGCTACTTTCTTGCATGACTTACTCCAAGGCGAAACCGTGCGGTGCGATGTCGAGAATGCGTCAATGCGGCAGCCACTGCTTGGAACCTGCTACATTGAAGTCGACGGAAACAACTTAGACATAGCTGCGATCTTAGTTTCTGTTGGTCATGCATTGGATTGCCAAGCAATATCGGGAGGGCGTTACAGAAATCTTGAGCAACCGGACGTTAGGTCGCGCTTCACTCCTGCAGAATACTGTTGA
- a CDS encoding monovalent cation/H+ antiporter subunit A, whose amino-acid sequence MSLAGTILLIVAVLPFIGALLPGLMIRAGRNACAIATAVPTSLALTMLVVLAPAVLRGEVIQAEIEWLPQLGLSASFFLDGLGLLFAGMILGVGLLIILYARFYLSGDDPMGQFYTYLLLFQGAMLGIVLSDNILLLLIFWELTSLSSFLLIGYWKHLPEGRQGARMALAVTGAGGLAMIGGMLILGNIVGSYNLTDILQAGDVIRASEWYLPALILILLGAFTKSAQFPFHFWLPHAMAAPTPVSAYLHSATMVKAGVFLMARMWPALAGTDAWFYIVTTTGLVTMVLGALIALFKDDLKALLAFSTVSHLGLLTMLLGFGTQAAAVAAVFHIINHLTFKAALFMTAGIVDHETHTRDIKRLGGLRHLMPITFLIGTVAALSMAGIPLFNGFLSKEMMLEEASHTDWFSSPYAVPVMATIGALLSVAYSLRFIFHVFLGPVRDDYPSKPHDPPFGMWAAPALLVTLVVIIGVAPFLAEGIVTAAANAVTGADLHPHLKIWHGVTPALWMSIIAVVGGATLLTIHRPFDRLWNILPRPEAKAIFDRLVEAIVALARGISEGTHNGAISRYLAIFTVASVSLGWIAYSSSGLSAPTRGLLPVPPVMAVGWVMLIVATISVVTMHHHRFRALVLIGIIGLSISAGFAYLSAPDLALTQISVETVTIMLLLLALHFMPKTTPKESPLGLKLRDAVIALGAGGGVAALAYAFLMRDIGTISDYHLANSYEGGGGTNVVNVILVDFRGYDTFGEIIVLGIAGLVIYAMMHALLDGPAARRLKNTDYSQDRSRDRHPLMMVVVTRVLMPIAIVVGLYIFLRGHNEPGGGFVAGLVIAIALLMQYMASGFAWAQERQRIEYHTMIGLGVVIAAATGVGAWLLGRPFLTSAYTYVHLPPIEEFELATAMLFDLGVFLTVLGAVMLMLYSLSRIARFAGETVNVDPMDYDPAENTQDEAER is encoded by the coding sequence ATGAGCCTCGCGGGGACGATCCTTCTTATTGTTGCGGTACTGCCCTTTATCGGGGCGCTGTTGCCGGGCCTGATGATACGGGCCGGGCGCAATGCCTGTGCGATAGCGACGGCTGTGCCGACCTCGCTGGCACTGACGATGTTGGTCGTTTTGGCACCCGCCGTTCTCAGGGGAGAGGTCATCCAGGCCGAGATCGAATGGTTGCCGCAGCTTGGCCTTTCGGCGTCCTTTTTCCTCGATGGGCTTGGGCTTTTGTTTGCGGGGATGATCCTTGGCGTTGGCTTGCTGATCATTCTTTATGCCCGGTTTTATCTTTCGGGCGACGATCCGATGGGGCAGTTCTACACGTATCTTCTGCTGTTCCAGGGCGCGATGCTTGGCATCGTTTTGTCGGATAACATCCTGCTTTTGTTGATCTTCTGGGAACTGACCTCGCTGTCGTCTTTCCTACTGATCGGGTACTGGAAACACCTGCCTGAGGGTCGCCAAGGCGCGCGGATGGCGCTGGCCGTCACTGGCGCGGGTGGCCTTGCGATGATTGGGGGGATGCTGATCCTCGGCAATATCGTGGGCAGCTATAATCTAACGGATATCTTGCAGGCGGGCGATGTGATCCGCGCGTCCGAATGGTATCTGCCGGCCTTGATCCTGATCCTACTGGGCGCGTTCACCAAATCGGCGCAGTTCCCGTTCCATTTCTGGCTGCCTCACGCCATGGCCGCGCCAACGCCCGTCTCGGCCTATCTGCATTCGGCGACCATGGTGAAGGCGGGCGTGTTCCTGATGGCGCGCATGTGGCCTGCGCTCGCCGGGACCGACGCGTGGTTCTACATCGTAACGACCACCGGTCTTGTAACGATGGTCTTGGGCGCACTCATCGCGCTGTTCAAAGACGACCTGAAGGCGCTTTTGGCCTTCTCGACGGTGAGCCATCTGGGCCTTCTGACGATGCTTCTAGGCTTCGGAACACAGGCCGCTGCCGTGGCTGCCGTGTTTCACATCATCAACCATCTGACGTTCAAGGCCGCGCTCTTCATGACTGCGGGCATCGTGGATCATGAAACGCATACACGCGACATCAAGCGGTTGGGGGGCCTACGACATTTGATGCCGATCACCTTCCTGATCGGCACGGTCGCGGCCTTGTCGATGGCGGGAATTCCGTTGTTCAACGGGTTCTTATCGAAGGAAATGATGCTGGAGGAGGCCTCCCACACCGATTGGTTCAGTAGCCCCTACGCGGTTCCGGTCATGGCCACGATTGGGGCGCTCTTGTCTGTCGCCTATTCTTTGCGCTTCATCTTCCACGTGTTCCTTGGGCCGGTGCGGGACGATTACCCAAGCAAGCCCCACGACCCGCCCTTCGGGATGTGGGCGGCGCCCGCGCTGTTGGTCACGCTGGTCGTGATCATTGGTGTCGCGCCGTTCCTGGCGGAAGGAATCGTGACGGCGGCTGCGAATGCTGTGACAGGCGCGGACCTGCATCCGCACCTGAAAATCTGGCACGGGGTCACGCCGGCGCTTTGGATGTCGATCATTGCCGTGGTCGGGGGCGCAACCCTTCTGACGATACACCGCCCGTTCGACCGGCTCTGGAATATCCTTCCGAGGCCTGAGGCGAAGGCGATCTTCGACCGTCTGGTCGAGGCCATCGTCGCCTTGGCGCGCGGCATCTCGGAGGGCACCCACAACGGCGCGATCAGCCGTTACCTCGCCATTTTTACGGTTGCCTCCGTAAGCCTCGGCTGGATCGCTTATTCCTCCAGCGGGCTGTCCGCCCCGACCCGGGGTCTGCTTCCGGTGCCGCCGGTCATGGCCGTGGGGTGGGTTATGTTGATCGTCGCCACGATCTCTGTCGTGACCATGCACCATCACCGGTTCCGGGCGCTTGTGCTGATCGGGATCATCGGGCTGTCGATTTCGGCGGGCTTCGCCTACCTCTCGGCACCGGACCTGGCACTGACCCAGATCTCGGTTGAAACGGTCACCATCATGTTGCTCCTGCTTGCCCTGCATTTCATGCCCAAGACGACCCCCAAAGAGAGCCCCTTGGGCCTTAAACTGCGCGACGCCGTCATCGCGCTTGGGGCTGGTGGTGGTGTGGCCGCGCTCGCCTATGCGTTCCTGATGCGCGATATCGGCACGATCTCGGACTACCACCTCGCAAATAGTTATGAAGGCGGCGGCGGCACCAATGTGGTCAACGTCATTCTAGTGGACTTCCGGGGTTATGACACGTTTGGCGAAATCATCGTGTTGGGGATCGCGGGTCTTGTGATCTATGCGATGATGCATGCGCTGCTGGACGGACCGGCGGCCAGGCGCTTGAAGAACACCGACTATTCGCAGGACCGGTCGCGGGACCGCCACCCTTTGATGATGGTTGTTGTCACCCGCGTGTTGATGCCCATCGCCATCGTCGTTGGTCTCTATATCTTCCTGCGGGGCCATAATGAGCCCGGGGGCGGGTTCGTCGCGGGCCTGGTGATCGCGATCGCGCTGTTGATGCAATACATGGCGTCCGGTTTTGCCTGGGCGCAAGAACGGCAGCGGATCGAATACCACACCATGATCGGACTTGGCGTCGTGATAGCCGCGGCAACAGGGGTTGGCGCATGGCTTTTGGGTCGCCCATTCCTGACCAGTGCCTACACCTACGTCCATCTCCCCCCGATCGAAGAGTTTGAGCTTGCCACGGCGATGCTGTTCGATCTTGGCGTGTTCTTGACAGTGCTCGGCGCTGTCATGTTGATGCTCTACAGCCTCAGCCGTATCGCGCGCTTCGCCGGTGAGACGGTGAATGTCGATCCGATGGATTACGACCCCGCGGAAAACACCCAAGACGAGGCGGAGCGCTGA
- a CDS encoding Na+/H+ antiporter subunit C: MELIVSSSIGVLTAGGVYLLLRLRTFPVILGLALLSYAVNVFLFASGRLAIDQSPILSRYGEASYTDPLPQALVLTAIVISFGMTAVLVMIGLGAYLESDSDQIDIEPENDDPRDEGGA, from the coding sequence ATGGAATTGATCGTTTCAAGCAGTATCGGCGTGTTGACGGCGGGTGGGGTTTATCTGCTGCTGCGGCTCAGGACGTTCCCGGTGATCCTTGGGCTGGCGCTGCTGTCCTATGCGGTGAATGTGTTCCTGTTCGCGAGCGGACGGCTTGCCATTGACCAATCGCCCATTCTGTCCCGCTATGGCGAGGCGAGCTACACCGACCCGTTGCCGCAAGCTTTGGTGCTCACCGCCATCGTGATTTCTTTCGGGATGACTGCCGTTCTGGTGATGATCGGGCTTGGCGCTTATCTAGAATCGGACAGCGACCAAATCGATATCGAGCCGGAAAATGACGATCCCCGCGACGAGGGGGGCGCGTGA
- a CDS encoding monovalent cation/H+ antiporter subunit D: MMHWIILPVVLPAMLAPLIAFAMRHDITLARTASVAGTSILLAIALGLAALAADGTTHVYRLGDWPAPFGIVLVLDRLSALMVLLTSTLAMVVLVHAITTGWDARGRHFHALFQFQLMGICGAFLTGDIFNLFVFFEVLLIASYGLMIHSGGKARMRAGLQYVVMNLAGSTLFLFALGTLYASTGTLNIADLAVRIAEVPVEEAALVRVAVILLLIVFAVKAALFPVQFWLPATYANAPAPVAALFAIMTKVGAYAILRIHTTAFGPGISATEDLAATWLFPAAIVTIAVGAIGVLGARRLMPLIAFSVVGSMGTLLVAVAVFSQTATLAALYYMVHSTFAAACLFLVADLVVTRRATDSLQPEPPTVQNGLCAALFFAAAIAMAGMPPLSGFLGKLLVLDALREPGLIGWAWSTILVGSLLTIVGFARAGSILFWKSTATVGPADDNADPEADQTDAPAQPVPATAGQVAPAMVALAGLAALAAFAGPVTAYLEGTSEQLFDRAGYVDAVLIPIEPEAAADATGYGSEDLHGEHDEEEH; the protein is encoded by the coding sequence GTGATGCATTGGATCATTCTTCCTGTCGTCCTGCCCGCCATGCTGGCGCCGCTGATCGCCTTCGCGATGCGACACGACATCACCTTGGCCCGCACGGCCTCAGTCGCAGGCACGTCTATTCTGCTGGCGATCGCGCTTGGTCTCGCGGCCCTTGCGGCGGACGGCACGACCCATGTCTACAGGCTGGGGGATTGGCCCGCGCCGTTCGGCATTGTCCTGGTGCTCGACCGCCTGTCGGCCCTGATGGTGCTTCTGACCTCGACCCTGGCGATGGTGGTTCTGGTCCATGCGATCACGACCGGTTGGGACGCGCGGGGGCGTCATTTCCATGCCTTGTTTCAGTTTCAGCTCATGGGCATTTGCGGCGCATTCCTGACCGGCGACATCTTCAACCTCTTCGTGTTCTTCGAGGTCTTGTTAATCGCCTCCTATGGCCTGATGATCCATTCCGGCGGGAAGGCACGGATGCGGGCGGGCCTGCAATATGTGGTCATGAACCTGGCCGGATCGACGCTGTTCCTGTTTGCTCTGGGCACGCTCTATGCCTCGACCGGAACGCTTAACATCGCAGATCTGGCCGTGCGTATCGCTGAGGTCCCGGTGGAAGAGGCAGCCCTTGTCCGCGTGGCGGTGATCTTGCTGCTGATCGTCTTTGCGGTGAAAGCCGCGCTTTTCCCGGTGCAATTCTGGCTGCCCGCCACCTACGCCAACGCCCCTGCGCCTGTGGCTGCCCTGTTTGCGATCATGACCAAGGTGGGCGCCTACGCGATCCTGCGAATTCACACGACGGCCTTCGGGCCGGGCATCTCTGCCACGGAAGATCTGGCCGCGACGTGGCTGTTCCCGGCGGCCATCGTAACGATCGCCGTGGGAGCGATTGGCGTGTTGGGCGCGCGCCGTCTGATGCCCTTGATCGCGTTTTCGGTTGTAGGCTCCATGGGAACCTTGCTGGTGGCTGTTGCGGTCTTCTCGCAAACCGCAACGCTGGCGGCGCTGTACTACATGGTCCATTCGACTTTCGCGGCTGCTTGCCTGTTCCTCGTGGCCGACCTGGTCGTCACACGCCGCGCCACGGATAGCCTCCAGCCAGAGCCGCCCACGGTCCAGAACGGCCTTTGCGCGGCGCTGTTCTTTGCCGCCGCAATCGCCATGGCGGGCATGCCACCGCTCAGCGGCTTCCTCGGAAAACTGCTTGTCCTCGACGCCCTGCGGGAGCCGGGACTGATTGGATGGGCCTGGTCCACGATCCTAGTCGGGTCGTTGCTGACCATCGTGGGCTTCGCACGGGCGGGTAGCATCCTGTTCTGGAAATCGACGGCCACGGTGGGGCCTGCGGATGACAACGCCGACCCAGAGGCAGACCAAACTGATGCCCCGGCGCAGCCCGTACCGGCAACGGCGGGACAAGTTGCCCCAGCCATGGTTGCCTTGGCCGGGCTCGCAGCACTCGCGGCTTTCGCGGGGCCCGTCACCGCCTATCTGGAAGGGACGTCCGAGCAATTGTTTGACCGCGCAGGCTACGTCGACGCCGTCCTGATCCCGATTGAACCTGAGGCTGCGGCGGACGCGACCGGTTATGGTAGTGAAGACCTTCACGGGGAACACGACGAGGAGGAGCACTAG
- a CDS encoding Na+/H+ antiporter subunit E — protein MVRRLVPHPLLSLMLILVWLGLVNTVTLGNLILGTSFGLIIPMLTAAYWPDRPALARPLKAVEYVLVVLWDIIVANVQVAAIILFKRENTIKSQWIPIPLELSSAEAITVLAGTITMTPGTVSATLAADGRAILVHCLHTDDPDAIRDEIKSRYERRLLEIFP, from the coding sequence ATGGTAAGACGCCTTGTCCCGCATCCCTTGCTCAGCCTGATGCTGATCCTCGTCTGGCTTGGCTTGGTGAACACAGTCACCCTGGGTAATCTGATCCTTGGCACCAGCTTCGGGCTCATAATCCCGATGCTGACGGCGGCCTATTGGCCGGATCGTCCGGCCCTTGCCCGGCCACTGAAGGCCGTGGAGTACGTGTTGGTGGTGCTTTGGGATATCATCGTAGCCAACGTCCAAGTCGCCGCGATCATCTTGTTCAAACGCGAGAACACGATCAAATCGCAATGGATCCCGATCCCGCTCGAGCTCTCCTCGGCTGAGGCGATTACCGTCCTTGCGGGCACAATCACAATGACCCCGGGGACGGTCTCGGCGACGTTGGCCGCCGATGGCCGCGCCATCCTGGTGCATTGCCTGCATACCGATGATCCCGATGCGATCCGGGACGAAATCAAGTCCCGGTACGAGCGCCGCCTTTTGGAGATTTTCCCATGA
- a CDS encoding K+/H+ antiporter subunit F, translating into MIEYALFFAAGCYGIALILDLWRIAMGPDDADRILALDTMVINVIALLVLYGVWRGTAIYFEAAMLIAMVGFVSTVAYCRFLLRGDIIE; encoded by the coding sequence ATGATTGAATACGCGCTTTTCTTTGCGGCCGGTTGCTATGGCATCGCCCTCATCCTGGACCTCTGGCGCATAGCCATGGGGCCAGACGACGCAGACCGCATCCTGGCGCTCGACACCATGGTGATCAACGTGATCGCCCTTTTGGTGCTCTATGGTGTGTGGCGGGGCACGGCGATCTACTTCGAGGCCGCAATGCTGATTGCCATGGTCGGGTTCGTTTCAACCGTTGCCTACTGCCGCTTTCTCTTGCGCGGCGACATTATCGAGTAA